In Lolium rigidum isolate FL_2022 chromosome 7, APGP_CSIRO_Lrig_0.1, whole genome shotgun sequence, the DNA window AGAGGGTCTTCTCCCCTTCCTCTAGGCCGGCCATGGTGTCATACAAAGGCTTGTTCATTGTCTCCGGGAGGTAGAAGACGAGCAGGCCGCTTACGATCCCAGCCATGCCGAACACCGCGAATGGGACCCGCTCCCCGAGCACCACCACCAACGGCGCCAGTATCGCCCCCATCCGCGTTGCCTGCCCGGTACACCCCAGCGCCGCGTTCCTCACCACCGTGGGGAATAGCTCTGAGGTGTATATGAACAATAGGTTGTACGTCGCCGCCATTCCGAAGATCCCCACCACGCTGCAGGCCATCTTGGCGACGCTGCATGCGTGCAGTGCATGCCAGAACAAGTTAATGAGGAGAACATAGAAACTTTAGAACATTTTCTTAGTAGTAAGTAGTACGTACCTCATTGTTGCGTCGTCGGCGGCAGAGATGAGGCTGCCGGCTGTGCAGAAGACGCCGCTGAGAAGCAAGGTGCTTATGGCGAGCGGCTTTCTGCCGAAACGGTCGATGAAGAGCGTGGTGAGCAGGAAGGCGGGCATCTCGGCGAGCGCGTTCACGGCCACGCTGACGTACAGGTTGGTCCTGAGGTTGCCCACGTTGAGGCTCAGCCCGTAGTAGACCACCGCGCAGAGCAGGTTGATGAGCACGGACAAGACGAGCCTACGCCGGGTCGTCCTCGACCGCAGCACGTCCAGGATcgaggccgacgaggaggactccCCGCCAGCCagcttgtcgtcgtcgtcgtcgtcgtcgtcgtcgaacttGAGCGTGACACCGTCGGGGATGCGGCTGCCGTTGGTGGACGCGATGTCGCGCAGGACGCGGATGGCGTCGTCGGCGCGTCCCCGCACGAGGTACCAGCGGGGCGACTCGGACACGAAGGGCAAGACGGCGACAAGGTAGACGAGCGAGGCCAGGGAGGCGACCACGTAGAGCAGGCGCCAGGAGGACTGGAAGATggcggcgactccggcgaggaCCACGACGCCGCCGGAGAAGAAGTAGAAGGAGGACATGCCGGCGACCCCGCGGCGGGAGGGGCCGATGGGCTCGTTGGCGAGGACAAAGGAACAGAAGCCGACGCTGCCGTTGCTGAAGCCAGTGAGGACGCGTAGGGCGGTGTAGGCCCAATAGTTGGGGGCGATGGACGTGAGGAGGGCGAAGACGGCGTTGAGAAAGCAGGCGAGCTGGAGGGCACCCTTCCGGCCCAGGAACGAGTCTGATAGGTGCCCGAACACACCGGAGCCTGCAGACGTAAAAGATGGAGTCAACCTCCCCTGAATACGGTTAAGTAAACTACCGATAGATGCACTAATGAACCTACCGATCAAGcagccggcgaagaagagggcttgGACGAGCCCCACCTTGTAGCGCTCGCCGCACACGAGCCCCCACTCTGCCACTGTCGATGAGCCGGTCCCCTGCGTCCACACCCACCCGGCTGCCGCGCCGGCGCACGGATCGCCGCACTGCCCGTCCCCAGCCGTGCATGCCATGGCCGGCTCACGGTCCGCGAAGATGATGACCATGGTGTTCAGCGCCTCCAGCGCCCACGCCACCGACACCAGCACGAAGTGCCGCAGCTGCCACCGACCCAACTCCCCCGCATGCTCAGCAAGCGCGTCGTCGATGCTCACGCGCCGGCTAGCCCCACCACCGAGAAGAGCCTCCATGCTGCAGGACACGGCCGGCCCCTCTGTGTGTTCTTCTATTACCGAGATTCGGGTGCTCTATTAGTGTGCAGCTAGGAGGCGGCCTGGGAGCTATGCTAGTGATGCCATGGACACACAAAACTGCTCTCCGATTATTTGTACTACTCCCCTATTTGTCTTTTCCTCATGCAAATTAATTAGACATGCTCAACGTTACGAGTAGGGTTACTCGCTCCGTTCATAAAAGGATAAAGGATGTGGCGATCCTTATTTGGAAAAACCATTGAcaaacatccaaccaaatccgaGGTCACCCCGACATATAGCTCCCCTTCCTCGCTCTTTGCCATCTTCCTCGCTCTCTCGTGAAGGCGACCGCGACCCGACGCCAGCGGCCACCTTGATCTACCACACCCTCCCGACCCACGCTGCCACCGCCTTGCATCCCCAGCACCGTGCTTCCGCATTCCTCCTCCGCTTGTGCTTCATCAccgcctccctcttcctcctatgtgccgtcctcttcctcctcaagtTCAATATGTGATCCCCCTTTGGGAGCCGGATATGCAGCGGCACTGCAAGATCCGCAGTGGTGGTGGTTGGCTAGAGCTACGATACCGAGGGCCTCATCGTCCATGCAGCTGCTAAGGCAATGTGCAAACACTTCTTCCCCGAGCTGAAGCCGACAGCCACCACTCCGGCTTGTTGCTGCCTGATAGAAATTACGATGTTGCAAAAATATTGATTGTAATATTGATCGATACATTGTGAGCCTTTTGGGAGTAGGatcgcaaaaactcatgtttttcatgttttctgcccattttttcATGAGCTATAGTGCACATTTTTCGGTTCTCGAGACAATTTCTAGCAATCATGACCATCTATACATGGTTTGAGTGGCGTCgccaaaactcctatttttcatgttttctacctatTTTCATGAGTTATAGTGCACATTTTTCGATTCCAGAGATGATTTCCAGTgaccgtgaccaccgatacatggtttgggaGGTTTCGCGAAAACTCGTGttgttcatgttttttgcctccattttcgtgggctatagctcatagttttgaGTTCCTTGGACGATTTCGAGCTACGGTGACCATACATGGTTAGACATGCGGCGAcaaaactcgcctttttcatgtATTCTACCCATTTTCGTGGCCTATAGCGCGCAATATTTTGCTTCCAGGGACAATTTCCACCGACCGTGACCAACGATACATGGTTAGATGGTCGGGTGTCGCCAAAACTCgcatttttcttcttttctgcccattttcgtgggcGGTAGAGCGCATTTGTTTTAACCGGGGACAATTTCCAGCgaccgtgaccaccgatacatggttgacTCGCCTTTTTCATCTATGCTGccgattttcatgggctatagcagcCATTTTTTGGTTCTAGGGACAATTGCCAGTGACCGTGACCACCGttacatggtttgaggggcatcgccaaaacttTCCTTTTTCATGTTTTCGACCCATTCTTGTGGGTTATAGCATAGAATTTTCGGTTCTCGGGACCATTTCTAGAGATCGTGATCATGGATACATTGTTTGAGTGGCGTCGTCAAAACTCAtatgttcatgttttctgcccattttcatgaACTATAGCACACATTTTCGGTTCTCGAGCGATACATGGTTTGAATGGCTTCGCGGAAACTCGTcttgttcatgttttctgcctccattttcgtgttctatagctcatagttttcagtTCCTAGGAAGATTTCCAGCGATAGTGACAACACATGGTTAGACGGGCGTCGACAAAACTCGCCTTTTTAATGTTTTATGCCCATTTTGTGGCCTATAGCGTGCAATTTTTGCttcccgggacaatttccagcgaCACTATAAGTAACTTTTTATCATTTGACGTACCTTATAGTTAAAGAAAACATTGGATGATTTAGAGTGGCAGCCAATACACAAATTATTAGTACTCCATACACTTGTAGATGGACATCTAGTAGGAAGCAAATTGCTACGGTTTGAAGCAAAGGTTTGGTCGACCAACTCCGGCCTTCCTCTCCGAAACACTCACATAGTAGAAATCTCAGACA includes these proteins:
- the LOC124671049 gene encoding organic cation/carnitine transporter 4-like; amino-acid sequence: MEALLGGGASRRVSIDDALAEHAGELGRWQLRHFVLVSVAWALEALNTMVIIFADREPAMACTAGDGQCGDPCAGAAAGWVWTQGTGSSTVAEWGLVCGERYKVGLVQALFFAGCLIGSGVFGHLSDSFLGRKGALQLACFLNAVFALLTSIAPNYWAYTALRVLTGFSNGSVGFCSFVLANEPIGPSRRGVAGMSSFYFFSGGVVVLAGVAAIFQSSWRLLYVVASLASLVYLVAVLPFVSESPRWYLVRGRADDAIRVLRDIASTNGSRIPDGVTLKFDDDDDDDDDKLAGGESSSSASILDVLRSRTTRRRLVLSVLINLLCAVVYYGLSLNVGNLRTNLYVSVAVNALAEMPAFLLTTLFIDRFGRKPLAISTLLLSGVFCTAGSLISAADDATMSVAKMACSVVGIFGMAATYNLLFIYTSELFPTVVRNAALGCTGQATRMGAILAPLVVVLGERVPFAVFGMAGIVSGLLVFYLPETMNKPLYDTMAGLEEGEKTLFK